The segment AAATAAAGACAAAAACATGAGAAAGATCATTGAAGATGTCAGGAATTGTGATCTTGAATGCTACAGTAGTAAATACACATTCCCATTGAACACACGTACAAATGGGAAAAGAAGAACCATATCTGTAGAAGAATTAAAGAATGCTAAACCATTGATAGATGATTGGAGAGAACAACAAGTCCTGTTTGTTTCCCAGGCACCATCTAAACAGGCATGGGTTGATAACGAACTAAGTTCCCTGAACAATTCATTTCTAACTGATTTTTTACTTCCAAAAATATATCCTGATAAAAGCTTGAATGAAGCACTTGAACAGTGGAAACAAGCAGTCTTCTGGGTGCACACTGCTAATTGTTATCCATTTGTACATACTGATGGCAGGAGTAAGGGTAGAGACAAAGCTCCTGATCTAAGATGTGCGAACAAATACATGGATCGTTTTGTCAACACAATGAACCCCGAATTGATTGTTCTGATGGGAGTAAGTTCGACCCGTTTCTTCTCAAGATCAATAAGATCAGAAATTAGCAGTGACAAGAATTATCCCTCTTTAAAAGAGATTCTTGAATGGCAATATACAAACAAAAAAGGCCTTGCTGTTAGTTCAAAAAGTGGAAAATCCGAATATAGGTCAATTATTATCCCGCATGCTGCAAACTGGGACAAATTGGATGAAAAAGAAAAATATGCTTACGATCTGCTATTTGAATCTCTGAAAAGGTTTTGTGGTAGATAACTGAGTCATTCTACGAGATAAAAACTGGAAACAAAGCAAAAGCTGATCGAAAAGAGATAGTAGAAAAGGAAGTTGATGGCAGTGATCAGGGATCGATCTGTCGACCTCTCAGACGACATCTCTTTGGGCGACCCTTACCCCGATGTCCTCCCCATCTCAGGTCGACCTAAAGGGATTACGAATGCCATTTTAACCGTGAATGGTTATGGGGTTTTATGCCCTTTGGCTTTCTACCTTCTGATTCACTGCCACACCGTATCCCTTATGATACGGTAATAGAGAATATGTTTTAAAACTACTAATGGTTTTTGATATATAACCTGGTAACAAAAAAGAAATCAGGCAACTGCTTAGAAAAGTAACAAAAGGTCAATTAATTTTGATGAAAAACATTATAATTTTAGACTGAATTGATCACTCAATCTAATCGATATTCTTTTGCTTCTTTGCCCAGGAAATATCCCAGAACTGTTCTTATGCCTACGATAGCACCCAATATTATAAGCTCTTCGGTTGTTGGAGCAAGAACGGTTTCAATAACATCAGCTGCAATATAAAATTCAAGCCCGAATATTATTTTGTCAGTTAATTCCCTTCTGATAGTATCATACTTATAAGATCTTTTAAAAACTTCAAGCATGATCACCTTATAAGTTGATCTCAAGCCACCATAAGTTATCAAAACCGTACCTACAATCGTAAAAAAAGTAGAAATTAAACCTAAGATCATTTCTATGATAGCATATGTATCCACATAATCCCCATATATAGCATTACATTGAAAGTAAATAAAGGATAGTATTTGTTTTTTAGATAAGTTGTTGATCTTAAAAAGAAGCATCTTTTAAGATGGTAAAAAAATAATGATATGAACTATCAGCCAGCCTTAAAGATCAAAACCAATTCAACTTAAATACCAACCAACCTATCTTTTATATGGGGAAATTGTCCGGATGCTTCGAATAGCAATTACAGGAAAGCCCGGCGTTGGGAAATCAACGGTAATTTCAAAGGTTGTGGAAAAGCTAGAGCTGAAAGCCTGCGGAATCCGGGCTGCAGAAATACGTGTGAACGGTAAGCGCCAGGGATTTTCTATTGAGGATATAGACACCGGCAGGAAAGGGATCCTTAGCCATGTCGCCTGTACAGGCCCGAAGCTGGGAAAATATCATGTTAACCTTGAG is part of the Methanococcoides methylutens MM1 genome and harbors:
- a CDS encoding DUF1622 domain-containing protein; the encoded protein is MDTYAIIEMILGLISTFFTIVGTVLITYGGLRSTYKVIMLEVFKRSYKYDTIRRELTDKIIFGLEFYIAADVIETVLAPTTEELIILGAIVGIRTVLGYFLGKEAKEYRLD